A window of Aerococcus urinae contains these coding sequences:
- a CDS encoding diacylglycerol kinase family protein — translation MPMDSKENKELKEDYKNKRFKNRSFIRSLGFASEGIVFTFKHERNFRFQTASLFLVLCLALLLKIKRLEFIILLFCCLMVMACEMINTCFEWMVDLTTNYQYHPIAKHIKDVAAGLVLLTSIFSVVIGIIIFTPYLLALLF, via the coding sequence ATGCCTATGGACTCAAAAGAGAATAAAGAGCTCAAGGAAGACTATAAGAATAAGCGCTTCAAAAACCGGTCTTTTATACGGTCACTCGGCTTTGCTAGTGAAGGAATCGTATTCACTTTTAAACATGAACGTAATTTTCGATTTCAAACTGCCTCACTGTTTTTAGTACTTTGTTTAGCACTCTTGCTCAAAATTAAACGCTTAGAATTTATCATTTTGCTTTTTTGTTGTCTTATGGTTATGGCTTGTGAAATGATTAATACTTGCTTTGAATGGATGGTCGATTTAACCACAAACTACCAATATCATCCGATTGCAAAACATATTAAGGATGTGGCTGCTGGTTTAGTCTTGCTCACATCTATTTTTTCGGTAGTGATTGGTATAATTATTTTCACGCCTTATTTATTAGCACTTCTCTTTTAA
- the rpsU gene encoding 30S ribosomal protein S21 — protein sequence MSKTVVRKNESIDDALRRFKRSVSKSGTLREARKREYYEKPSVRRKKKSEAARKRKF from the coding sequence ATGTCAAAGACTGTAGTTCGTAAAAACGAATCTATTGATGACGCTCTTCGTCGCTTTAAACGCTCGGTTTCAAAATCCGGCACCTTACGTGAAGCACGCAAACGTGAATATTATGAAAAACCATCAGTTCGCCGGAAGAAAAAATCGGAAGCTGCTCGTAAACGTAAATTCTAA
- a CDS encoding PhoH family protein, which yields MLLTQSLTTKTIQLKDPAIALTLYGIHDRHLRLIEESYTLQINARGDKLELIGASDTIETVAEIIQSLEVLINKGKTIGERDIITAIKMANNGQLDTFIDLYDQAIGKSYDGKIIQPKTFGQKQYIDAIKANPLTFGIGPAGTGKTFLAVVMAVSALKKGEVKRIILTRPAVEAGESLGFLPGDLKEKVDPYLRPIYDALYTIYGADHTERLLERGVIEIAPLAYMRGRTLDDAFVILDEAQNTTKAQMKMFLTRLGFGSKMIVNGDKTQIDLPRGIKSGLTDAENIIKGVDNIRFVYFDTDDVVRHPVVSAIIKAYDKEAEQRKHGGE from the coding sequence TTGCTTTTGACACAGTCACTGACTACTAAGACTATTCAATTAAAGGATCCAGCGATAGCTCTAACTTTATATGGAATCCATGACCGGCATTTGCGTTTGATCGAAGAATCCTATACTTTACAAATCAATGCCCGTGGTGATAAATTAGAACTCATTGGCGCTAGCGATACGATTGAAACAGTAGCAGAAATTATTCAATCTCTTGAAGTATTGATCAATAAGGGCAAAACGATTGGAGAACGTGACATTATTACAGCCATCAAAATGGCTAATAATGGTCAACTCGATACTTTTATCGACTTATATGACCAGGCAATTGGGAAAAGCTATGATGGCAAGATTATCCAACCTAAAACTTTTGGGCAAAAACAATATATTGATGCCATTAAGGCTAACCCACTGACATTTGGTATCGGACCTGCCGGAACGGGGAAAACCTTTTTAGCAGTAGTTATGGCCGTTTCTGCCTTAAAAAAGGGGGAGGTCAAACGTATTATACTCACCCGTCCTGCGGTTGAAGCTGGTGAGAGTTTGGGTTTTCTACCAGGGGATTTAAAAGAAAAAGTTGATCCTTACCTTAGACCTATCTATGATGCCCTATATACTATCTATGGTGCCGACCATACTGAACGATTGTTGGAGCGAGGGGTCATTGAAATTGCACCCTTAGCCTATATGCGCGGTAGAACCTTGGATGATGCTTTTGTGATATTAGACGAAGCACAAAACACGACCAAGGCGCAAATGAAAATGTTCTTGACTCGCTTAGGTTTCGGGTCAAAAATGATTGTCAACGGCGATAAAACGCAAATCGATCTCCCCAGGGGTATAAAGTCAGGACTGACTGATGCCGAAAACATTATCAAGGGTGTTGATAACATCCGCTTTGTTTATTTTGATACCGATGATGTCGTCAGACATCCAGTGGTTTCAGCAATTATTAAAGCCTATGATAAAGAAGCTGAGCAAAGAAAACATGGAGGTGAATAG
- a CDS encoding ABC transporter permease: MNNSKKMSYALIISLLSIVLGFFVGALIMLFFGYNPILAYQAMIGKVITGPYFLGEAFREATVLTFTGLSFALAAKANFFNIGIPGQYLLGWITSVWFALANPDLPRIALVPLCFLVGALAGGFWGSLVGAFKAWRGSNEVITTIMLNYIALYLTNWIIRGPLGSQLKTPEMTENASLSLKWLSELSNGSRLNLGIFIAFVFMALYHLYINKTIKGFETRSIGLNPEASRYSGMSIKENIILTMTLSGLCAGVGGVITGLGTFQGITIQGTLPSEGFNGIAVALLGMNHPLGIFLSALLFGILNVGSRFMPNSAGVPDEMAQVVIACIIFFVGTAYIVDWAKNKLQALKQAKGKE, encoded by the coding sequence GTGAATAATAGTAAAAAGATGTCCTATGCCTTAATTATTTCCTTGCTATCGATTGTTCTAGGATTTTTTGTTGGGGCCTTAATTATGCTGTTCTTCGGTTACAATCCAATCCTTGCTTACCAAGCGATGATCGGAAAAGTAATCACAGGCCCTTATTTCTTAGGAGAAGCCTTTCGTGAAGCGACCGTTTTAACTTTTACTGGTTTATCATTTGCTCTAGCTGCTAAGGCTAATTTTTTTAACATTGGTATTCCAGGTCAGTACTTATTAGGGTGGATTACTTCCGTTTGGTTTGCCTTAGCCAACCCCGATTTACCACGAATAGCCTTAGTTCCACTATGCTTTCTAGTAGGGGCTTTAGCTGGAGGTTTTTGGGGAAGTTTAGTAGGCGCTTTCAAAGCTTGGCGTGGCAGTAATGAAGTGATTACTACCATTATGCTGAATTATATTGCCCTGTATCTTACTAACTGGATTATCAGAGGTCCTTTGGGAAGCCAATTGAAAACGCCGGAAATGACTGAAAACGCTAGTTTATCTTTAAAATGGCTCAGTGAATTAAGTAATGGCTCACGGTTAAATCTAGGAATATTTATTGCTTTTGTTTTTATGGCTTTATATCACTTATATATAAATAAAACGATAAAAGGGTTTGAGACCCGGTCGATTGGCCTAAATCCGGAAGCTAGTCGTTACTCCGGAATGTCAATTAAAGAAAATATTATCTTAACCATGACTTTATCTGGCCTATGTGCAGGGGTTGGTGGTGTGATTACTGGCTTAGGAACTTTTCAAGGGATAACGATTCAAGGAACACTTCCTAGTGAAGGGTTTAATGGTATTGCTGTTGCTCTGTTAGGAATGAATCATCCATTAGGCATTTTTCTATCCGCTTTACTCTTTGGCATTCTAAATGTGGGATCGCGTTTTATGCCCAATAGTGCAGGGGTTCCTGATGAAATGGCCCAAGTGGTCATCGCATGTATAATCTTTTTTGTCGGGACAGCCTACATTGTTGATTGGGCAAAAAATAAGTTGCAAGCCCTTAAACAAGCCAAGGGAAAGGAGTAG
- a CDS encoding pyruvate, water dikinase regulatory protein gives MTEEKQIKDFYLLSDAVGQLTTDLLDSVMVQFPDVEINIKSFPFILHEDSLLPVLEAAKDNKAHVVVSFVKEDLHQTAARFCQAHGLFYYNVLHPIIELIGEESGTPSTQKPGQRHKLNDQYYKRIQALEFAVQNDDGRYPNRFEEADIVLLGISRTSKTPLSIYLAFQGYKVANLPLVPEAQLPEEIFKIESNKIIGLTNDINVLNKFRRERMRSYGVDESGLYSADDRIEKELAYANEVYERLQCPIINVADRSIEETATLILMFMNFKPQQK, from the coding sequence ATGACTGAAGAAAAACAAATTAAAGATTTTTATTTACTATCTGATGCAGTCGGTCAATTAACAACTGATCTCTTAGATAGTGTAATGGTACAGTTTCCTGATGTTGAAATCAATATAAAGAGCTTTCCTTTCATTCTTCATGAGGACTCGCTACTCCCAGTTTTGGAAGCGGCTAAAGACAACAAGGCCCATGTAGTAGTAAGTTTTGTTAAGGAAGACCTTCATCAAACCGCTGCTCGCTTTTGTCAAGCTCATGGGCTTTTTTATTATAACGTCCTTCATCCCATTATTGAACTGATTGGTGAAGAATCTGGCACCCCTTCTACTCAAAAACCCGGCCAGCGGCACAAATTAAATGACCAATACTACAAACGTATTCAAGCCCTTGAATTTGCGGTTCAAAATGATGACGGGCGTTACCCTAACCGTTTTGAGGAAGCGGATATCGTTCTATTAGGTATTTCACGTACCAGTAAGACTCCCCTCAGTATCTATCTGGCCTTCCAAGGTTATAAAGTGGCAAATTTACCTTTAGTCCCGGAAGCACAATTACCTGAAGAAATTTTTAAAATTGAATCCAATAAAATTATCGGCCTCACCAATGATATTAATGTACTAAATAAATTTCGTCGTGAACGCATGCGAAGCTATGGGGTAGATGAATCAGGGCTTTATAGTGCCGATGACCGCATTGAAAAAGAATTAGCCTATGCCAATGAGGTTTATGAGCGCCTGCAATGTCCCATTATCAATGTTGCCGACCGTAGCATTGAAGAAACAGCTACCCTCATTCTTATGTTCATGAACTTCAAGCCCCAACAAAAATAA
- a CDS encoding ABC transporter permease, giving the protein MSLIDMLQLLVSNALLYAAPLILTAIGGTFSERSGIVNIGLEGIMVIGAFSGALANFFLAPQFGSWSPWISLIIAGLFGLIYSALHAVATIHLRADHTISGTVLNLAAPALTVFLCRALTGSAQTGPLAVPFINRTLTLLSKIPLIGPILFVNTPPVAWFSFLLALIAWLVLFKTRFGLRLRSVGESPLTAESLGINVYAMKYAGVLISGFLGGIGGAIQSQAIANEFAVTTISGQGYMALAAMIFGHWHPIGATLSAVFFGLAQALGYASNYIPGLSGIPDLWLQILPYLITLVTVVCFIGKSVGPKANGVTYVKSK; this is encoded by the coding sequence ATGTCACTAATTGATATGCTACAATTATTAGTTTCTAATGCTTTGTTATACGCAGCCCCTTTAATCTTGACAGCTATTGGTGGCACTTTTTCTGAGAGATCCGGTATAGTGAACATTGGTCTAGAGGGGATTATGGTCATTGGTGCTTTTTCTGGTGCCTTAGCGAATTTCTTCCTAGCTCCTCAATTTGGCTCTTGGTCCCCGTGGATTTCTTTAATCATCGCCGGATTATTTGGCCTGATTTATTCTGCTCTCCATGCAGTAGCGACTATTCATTTGCGCGCTGACCACACCATATCAGGAACGGTGTTAAATCTGGCTGCTCCAGCCTTAACGGTCTTTTTATGCCGGGCGCTTACAGGGTCAGCACAAACCGGACCTTTGGCTGTTCCTTTTATTAATCGAACGCTTACATTACTCAGTAAAATCCCCCTAATCGGACCGATTCTTTTTGTGAATACTCCTCCAGTTGCCTGGTTTAGTTTTTTACTCGCACTTATCGCTTGGCTAGTCTTATTTAAGACACGCTTTGGCCTACGCTTACGTTCAGTAGGGGAGTCTCCTCTAACCGCTGAAAGCTTAGGGATAAATGTTTACGCGATGAAGTATGCTGGAGTTTTGATTTCAGGTTTTCTGGGAGGTATAGGTGGTGCTATCCAATCTCAGGCGATTGCTAATGAGTTTGCTGTGACGACCATTTCTGGTCAAGGTTATATGGCTTTAGCAGCCATGATTTTTGGACATTGGCATCCGATTGGCGCGACTCTCTCAGCGGTATTTTTTGGACTTGCCCAAGCTCTAGGCTATGCAAGTAACTATATTCCGGGACTATCAGGAATTCCAGACCTTTGGTTGCAAATATTACCTTATTTAATTACCTTAGTGACGGTCGTTTGCTTTATTGGTAAATCAGTTGGTCCTAAAGCCAATGGAGTAACCTATGTAAAGAGTAAATAA
- a CDS encoding nucleoside hydrolase, whose product MRQIYFNHDGAVDDLVALFLLSQAKDIEILGVGVVPGDCYLEPAISASEKILNRFAPGKEIKIAPSVARPKNPFPKEWREHAFTVDALPVLNEYEISQKLIVDQAAHLQLVDILKSADQAIDLVFTGPLSDLALALDTDSSIAAKINKLYWMGGAFQAKGNVLEPEHDGSAEWNAFWDPEAVERVFQEEFPIDIVALESTEKVPLTIPIRQAWAKERKNLGIDFLGNCYALVPPLVHQVSNSTYYLWDVLTAISYIDPSLTKKHALKAKVATKGINQGQTYEDENGRLVDVVYDVKHAEFFQTIFNLAWQ is encoded by the coding sequence ATGCGACAAATATATTTTAATCACGACGGTGCAGTTGATGATTTAGTAGCATTATTTTTATTAAGTCAGGCTAAAGATATTGAAATCCTAGGTGTGGGTGTGGTCCCGGGTGATTGCTATTTAGAGCCTGCTATATCTGCTTCAGAGAAGATCTTAAATCGTTTTGCGCCAGGTAAAGAGATCAAGATCGCTCCCTCAGTGGCTCGACCTAAGAATCCTTTTCCAAAAGAATGGCGCGAACACGCTTTTACTGTAGATGCCTTACCCGTTTTAAATGAGTATGAAATCAGTCAAAAATTAATAGTTGATCAAGCAGCCCACCTGCAACTGGTTGATATTCTTAAATCCGCTGATCAAGCTATTGATCTTGTCTTTACAGGTCCTTTGTCTGACTTAGCCCTAGCACTAGATACTGATTCAAGTATCGCGGCTAAAATTAATAAATTATATTGGATGGGCGGCGCCTTTCAAGCAAAGGGTAATGTCCTCGAACCTGAACATGATGGTTCAGCTGAATGGAATGCTTTTTGGGATCCAGAGGCAGTCGAGCGGGTATTTCAAGAAGAATTTCCTATTGATATCGTTGCCTTAGAAAGTACCGAAAAGGTGCCTCTAACAATACCGATACGTCAGGCTTGGGCTAAAGAACGGAAAAATTTAGGTATTGATTTTCTGGGTAACTGCTATGCTTTAGTGCCGCCATTAGTTCATCAAGTGTCAAATTCGACTTATTACCTTTGGGATGTGTTGACAGCCATTTCCTATATTGATCCTTCATTGACAAAGAAGCATGCTTTAAAGGCCAAGGTTGCCACCAAGGGGATTAATCAAGGGCAGACTTATGAGGACGAAAATGGTCGTTTAGTCGATGTGGTTTATGATGTTAAACATGCGGAATTTTTCCAAACAATTTTTAATTTAGCTTGGCAATAA
- a CDS encoding Fur family transcriptional regulator — MSEFVKNAMNQLNDLGYKYTQRRADMLAVFDQDINHFKSAKDVQQAMKKDHPNISFDTIYRNLRLFTDYDLLEENEIDGEMVFRQHCDPILGHHHHFVCNHCGKTVPVRLGDLSYYSQQLPGYEINGHSFQLFGLCPDCLANSEK, encoded by the coding sequence ATGTCTGAATTTGTAAAAAATGCTATGAACCAATTAAATGATTTAGGTTATAAGTATACGCAAAGACGGGCGGATATGTTAGCGGTTTTCGATCAAGATATTAATCATTTTAAATCAGCCAAGGATGTCCAACAAGCCATGAAAAAAGACCATCCTAATATAAGTTTTGATACAATTTACCGAAATTTGCGCTTATTTACTGATTATGACCTATTAGAGGAAAACGAAATTGATGGGGAGATGGTATTTCGTCAGCATTGTGATCCCATCTTAGGTCACCACCATCACTTCGTATGTAATCACTGTGGGAAAACGGTTCCTGTTCGTTTAGGCGATTTATCCTATTATAGCCAACAACTACCTGGCTATGAAATTAATGGTCATAGTTTCCAACTTTTTGGGCTCTGTCCTGACTGCTTAGCTAATAGCGAGAAGTAA
- a CDS encoding ABC transporter ATP-binding protein — protein MSEQNLALEIKDISKKFGDFTANDHISFNVKQGEIHALLGENGAGKSTLMNILTGLLTPTSGEILINQEQVTISSPALAYEKGIGMVHQHFMLIDDFTVTENIMLGAELTQHGFLKKDDSEKIVSELSEKYDLKVDPKAKIKDISVGMQQRVEILKLLYRDVDILILDEPTGVLTPQEITELIKTLRHLAAKGKAIILISHKLSEIKAAADRCTIIRRGKKIATVDVDEVSEQELADMMVGRKVKIHVNKEAPQLGDEVLRIKDLVLEKHHQPILRGINLNLSEGEILGIAGIDGNGQSELIDVLTGLSEATLGHIYLDGEEITHDNTRQIAEKGIGHIPEDRHKRGLILAMPISDNFILRNYYQKPFSKNLLMCSDVIENNAKDLVNKYHIAVPNISAKASQLSGGNQQKIVIARELENHPKVLIAAQPTRGLDIGAVEEVHERLLEERGKGKAILLVSQELDELMSLSDRIAVIHQGQITGIVDSQETNETELGLLMAGESIDKLEKVGEKGE, from the coding sequence GTGTCAGAACAGAATTTAGCATTAGAAATTAAAGATATCAGTAAAAAATTTGGCGATTTTACTGCAAATGATCATATTTCCTTTAATGTTAAGCAAGGTGAAATTCATGCTTTATTGGGCGAAAATGGGGCAGGAAAATCAACCTTGATGAATATTTTGACAGGTTTATTGACCCCAACTAGTGGTGAGATTCTTATCAACCAAGAACAGGTGACCATTAGCTCACCAGCTCTTGCCTATGAAAAGGGAATCGGCATGGTTCACCAACACTTCATGCTTATTGATGATTTTACTGTGACTGAAAATATTATGCTGGGTGCTGAACTCACCCAGCATGGCTTTTTAAAGAAAGATGATAGTGAAAAAATTGTCAGTGAGCTCAGTGAGAAGTATGATTTAAAAGTTGATCCAAAAGCGAAAATTAAAGACATCTCTGTAGGTATGCAACAAAGAGTAGAAATATTAAAATTACTCTACCGGGATGTTGATATTCTGATATTAGATGAACCGACTGGTGTCTTAACCCCGCAAGAAATCACTGAATTGATAAAAACTTTACGGCATTTAGCGGCTAAAGGAAAAGCAATTATTCTTATTTCTCATAAGTTAAGTGAAATTAAGGCTGCAGCGGATCGTTGCACCATTATTCGTCGTGGTAAAAAAATTGCCACCGTTGATGTGGACGAGGTCAGTGAACAAGAACTCGCTGATATGATGGTAGGTCGTAAGGTAAAAATTCATGTAAATAAAGAAGCCCCTCAACTAGGTGATGAAGTTTTAAGGATAAAAGATTTGGTTCTGGAAAAGCATCACCAACCAATCTTAAGAGGAATCAATTTAAACTTGTCTGAGGGAGAAATACTGGGAATCGCTGGTATTGATGGTAATGGTCAAAGTGAATTGATCGATGTTTTAACCGGATTAAGCGAAGCGACTCTGGGACATATTTATTTAGATGGAGAAGAAATTACCCATGATAATACACGGCAGATCGCTGAAAAGGGGATTGGACATATCCCTGAAGACCGCCATAAGCGCGGCTTAATTTTAGCAATGCCGATTTCTGATAACTTTATTTTACGCAATTACTATCAAAAACCCTTTAGTAAAAATTTATTAATGTGCTCAGATGTGATTGAAAATAACGCTAAAGACCTAGTCAATAAATACCATATTGCGGTGCCTAATATTTCAGCAAAGGCTAGTCAGTTATCTGGAGGAAACCAACAGAAAATTGTTATTGCCCGTGAACTTGAAAACCACCCCAAAGTCTTGATTGCTGCTCAGCCTACTCGAGGATTAGATATTGGCGCAGTTGAAGAGGTTCATGAAAGGTTATTGGAAGAGAGAGGTAAAGGGAAGGCTATTCTCTTAGTCAGCCAAGAATTGGATGAGTTGATGTCTTTATCTGATCGTATTGCTGTTATTCACCAAGGACAAATTACCGGTATTGTGGACAGCCAGGAGACTAATGAAACCGAATTAGGTTTATTGATGGCTGGAGAATCAATTGACAAATTAGAAAAAGTAGGTGAAAAAGGTGAATAA
- a CDS encoding BMP family lipoprotein — MFGKNLKTFVVGALAGLALAGCQGQNAGASGSSTSDKSASDEYRIAMVTDGNGIDDRSFNQSAWEGMEKWAKDHGFSENARSFYQSHSEADFIPNLSTATADNYNIVFGIGSFMVEPIQKIAENNPDQHYGLVDGQVDLPNVVSLSFKDNESAYLAGVAAAKSTKKDKVGFIGGMKIPGIERFEAGFKQGVKDTKPEVEVDVQYADSFGDAARGQQISSSMYQNGIDIIFTAAGQTGNGAFTETRNRLENGEKGLWIIGCDRDQSSEGEWSQGNFTLASTLKLIGTTIAKVTDQSMTGDFPGGQSQFNGVKEGAVDLVDTNLDDEAKAAVNEAREGIKSDKISVPEKLADLK, encoded by the coding sequence ATGTTCGGAAAGAATCTTAAAACTTTTGTTGTTGGTGCTTTAGCAGGTTTAGCGCTTGCTGGTTGTCAAGGTCAAAATGCCGGTGCCAGTGGATCTTCTACTAGTGACAAATCAGCTAGTGATGAATATCGTATTGCCATGGTTACTGATGGGAATGGGATAGATGACCGCTCCTTCAACCAGTCAGCTTGGGAAGGGATGGAAAAATGGGCCAAGGATCATGGCTTTTCTGAAAATGCGCGTTCATTTTATCAATCACATTCAGAAGCAGATTTCATTCCTAACTTATCGACTGCAACAGCTGATAATTACAATATCGTATTTGGTATTGGATCTTTTATGGTTGAACCTATTCAAAAAATTGCAGAAAACAATCCTGACCAACACTATGGTTTAGTCGATGGACAAGTTGATCTGCCTAATGTGGTTTCCCTATCCTTTAAAGATAACGAATCGGCTTATTTAGCTGGTGTCGCCGCTGCAAAATCGACTAAGAAAGATAAAGTTGGATTTATCGGTGGCATGAAAATTCCAGGTATTGAACGCTTTGAAGCTGGTTTTAAACAAGGGGTAAAGGATACTAAGCCTGAAGTTGAGGTAGATGTTCAATATGCGGATTCCTTTGGTGATGCTGCCCGTGGTCAACAAATTTCTTCTTCAATGTATCAAAACGGCATTGATATTATCTTTACAGCCGCAGGACAAACCGGGAATGGTGCCTTTACTGAAACCCGTAACCGCTTGGAAAATGGGGAAAAGGGCCTTTGGATTATTGGTTGTGATCGTGATCAATCGAGTGAAGGAGAATGGTCTCAAGGAAACTTTACTCTTGCTTCTACCTTAAAACTCATCGGCACGACAATTGCAAAGGTTACTGATCAATCCATGACAGGTGACTTCCCAGGTGGACAAAGTCAATTTAATGGAGTTAAAGAAGGTGCAGTTGACTTAGTGGATACGAACTTAGATGATGAAGCCAAGGCTGCTGTTAATGAAGCGCGTGAGGGCATCAAGAGCGATAAAATTTCCGTACCTGAAAAGCTTGCCGATTTAAAATAG
- a CDS encoding GatB/YqeY domain-containing protein yields MAKIDQLNQDMKEAMKAKDKFRLSVIRMLKGALQKAEIDKEEALTDDEELSILSRELKQRKDSVNEFHEAGRDDLADQTAKEIEIVENYLPKQLSEEEITQAVKEVIDQVGASSMKDFGKVMGTAVAKLKGQADGNQIQKIAKSLLS; encoded by the coding sequence ATGGCAAAAATTGATCAATTAAATCAAGATATGAAAGAAGCCATGAAAGCTAAAGATAAATTCCGTTTATCCGTTATTCGCATGTTAAAGGGCGCTTTACAAAAAGCCGAAATTGACAAAGAAGAAGCGTTAACGGATGATGAAGAACTAAGTATCTTATCTAGAGAATTGAAACAAAGAAAAGATTCTGTGAATGAATTTCATGAAGCTGGAAGAGATGACTTAGCTGACCAAACCGCTAAAGAAATAGAAATCGTTGAAAACTACCTACCAAAACAACTTTCTGAAGAAGAAATTACCCAAGCAGTTAAGGAAGTTATTGATCAAGTAGGTGCCAGTTCAATGAAAGACTTCGGAAAAGTTATGGGAACAGCCGTAGCTAAACTGAAAGGTCAAGCGGATGGTAATCAAATTCAAAAAATAGCAAAAAGCTTGCTATCATAG
- the ybeY gene encoding rRNA maturation RNase YbeY: protein MLSILFKDKTGELSQNQVDIILGVLDAAAKRLELNRETEMSATIVHDDEIHAINRDYRGKDRPTDVISFAINDESEGDSPIAEWPEDLPYELGDLIISLDTAKRQAEEYNHSLERELGFLACHGFLHLNGYDHIEPEDEKVMFGLQREILDAYGLKRE, encoded by the coding sequence ATGTTATCTATCTTATTCAAGGATAAAACAGGAGAACTAAGCCAAAATCAAGTCGATATTATATTAGGGGTCTTAGATGCTGCAGCAAAACGACTTGAGCTGAATCGAGAAACGGAAATGTCCGCGACTATTGTCCATGATGACGAAATCCACGCCATTAACCGGGATTACCGTGGTAAAGACCGGCCAACGGACGTGATTAGTTTTGCCATCAATGATGAGAGTGAAGGCGATAGTCCTATTGCTGAGTGGCCTGAAGATTTGCCTTATGAATTAGGAGATTTGATTATTTCTTTAGACACGGCTAAACGTCAGGCAGAGGAATATAACCATTCATTAGAACGGGAGCTAGGTTTTCTAGCTTGTCATGGTTTTTTGCATTTGAACGGTTATGACCATATCGAGCCAGAAGATGAAAAAGTAATGTTTGGCCTACAAAGAGAGATTTTGGATGCCTATGGACTCAAAAGAGAATAA
- a CDS encoding 2-keto-3-deoxygluconate permease: MYDFMKKVPGGLLLVPMLISALFCTFAPGIFEIGGATQAIFTADGLNYIIGFACLCSGASIDLSHLSVVLRKEGVLILVKVIINIVLGLLFIQFFGMDGIWGISAIAYIAAIASTNPSLFLALESDYGTKDDISAFGLVGLLCTPAYPMLVFSISQTTAINWTPIISTIIPVVVGAVLGNLDPKMRDYLAPGAAITLPFMGFAFGANINLIDAIKAGPQGVLLTILFYIPMVLIMVLVERYLLKEDGVTSLAMSSIAGMSVSVPAIIGAVIPSYQEFVASATAQIAFGVVISSIITPIIARKLYRPKETDQNKVA; encoded by the coding sequence ATGTACGATTTTATGAAGAAAGTTCCTGGTGGCCTCTTACTGGTCCCTATGCTTATATCAGCCTTATTTTGCACTTTTGCACCTGGTATTTTTGAAATTGGCGGGGCTACCCAAGCGATCTTTACTGCCGATGGTTTAAATTACATTATCGGATTCGCTTGCCTTTGTTCGGGAGCTTCTATTGATCTCTCCCATTTAAGTGTGGTCTTAAGAAAAGAAGGCGTCCTTATCTTAGTGAAGGTCATTATTAATATCGTTTTAGGACTTTTGTTTATTCAATTCTTTGGCATGGATGGGATTTGGGGAATATCAGCCATTGCTTATATTGCTGCTATCGCCTCCACCAACCCCTCTTTATTCTTAGCCTTGGAAAGTGACTACGGGACTAAAGATGACATCAGCGCTTTTGGTTTAGTTGGCTTGTTATGTACCCCAGCTTATCCCATGTTAGTTTTTTCTATCTCTCAAACCACAGCCATTAATTGGACACCAATTATTTCAACCATCATCCCTGTCGTTGTTGGAGCGGTATTAGGCAATTTAGACCCTAAAATGCGGGATTATCTAGCACCAGGAGCAGCAATTACCCTCCCCTTCATGGGCTTTGCTTTTGGGGCTAACATTAATTTAATCGACGCCATCAAAGCGGGGCCACAAGGCGTGCTCTTAACCATCCTCTTCTATATTCCTATGGTTCTTATCATGGTCTTAGTTGAACGCTACCTTTTAAAAGAAGATGGGGTCACCTCCTTAGCGATGTCTTCAATTGCTGGGATGTCTGTTTCCGTTCCTGCTATTATTGGTGCAGTGATACCAAGCTATCAAGAATTTGTCGCCTCGGCTACTGCTCAAATTGCTTTTGGGGTAGTTATCAGCTCGATTATTACTCCAATTATTGCCCGCAAACTTTATCGTCCTAAAGAAACGGATCAAAATAAAGTGGCTTAG